Proteins from a single region of Bdellovibrio bacteriovorus HD100:
- a CDS encoding catalase, giving the protein MAQSKKGLTTSAGAPVSDNQNSLTVGPRGPLVLQDVALIEKLAHQNRERVPERTVHAKGSGAFGTLTINGDISKYTRAKFLQPGTKTDLLIRFSTVAGERGAADAERDVRGFALKFYTEEGNFDLVGNNTPVFFVRDPYKFPDFIHTQKRDPRTNLRSPTAMWDFWSLSPESCHQVTILFSDRGLPASYRHMHGFGSHTYSLINSKEDRHWVKFHFKTQQGIKNLTNDEGAELVGRTRESHQEDLYNSIEEKSFPKWRMYVQIMSEEQAKKTWYNPFDLTKVWPHGEFPMIEVGTMELNRNPTNYFAEIEQAAFNPNNMVPGVSWSPDKMLQSRTFAYADAHRYRIGTHYEMLPVNKPKVEVNHYHLDGAMRLDVPEYNHAYYEPNSFGGPAQQEQYREPPLKLDDATMDRFDHHQGNDDYRQAGDLFRLMDADKKRQLLDNIAEHMKRGNVPEEIVRRQIEVFMRCDPAYGSGLAERMGVKVYSDKYESGSAHH; this is encoded by the coding sequence ATGGCTCAATCAAAGAAGGGTTTGACCACCAGTGCTGGTGCGCCGGTTTCAGACAATCAGAATTCGTTGACGGTGGGGCCTCGTGGGCCGTTGGTACTTCAGGATGTGGCGCTGATTGAAAAGCTCGCGCACCAAAACCGCGAGCGGGTGCCGGAAAGAACAGTGCATGCCAAGGGCTCCGGCGCTTTTGGCACGCTGACGATCAACGGAGATATTTCCAAATACACCCGCGCAAAGTTCCTTCAGCCGGGAACAAAAACAGATCTGCTGATTCGTTTTTCAACGGTTGCCGGCGAAAGGGGCGCTGCAGATGCTGAACGCGACGTGCGGGGATTTGCGCTGAAGTTTTACACCGAAGAAGGCAACTTTGATTTGGTCGGCAACAACACGCCGGTTTTTTTCGTGCGTGATCCTTATAAATTTCCCGACTTCATTCACACACAAAAACGCGATCCGCGCACCAACTTACGAAGCCCCACGGCAATGTGGGACTTCTGGTCACTAAGTCCCGAGTCCTGCCACCAGGTGACAATTCTATTCTCTGACCGTGGTTTACCGGCGTCATATCGGCACATGCACGGATTTGGTTCGCACACCTATTCCCTGATCAATAGCAAGGAGGACCGTCACTGGGTGAAGTTCCACTTCAAAACCCAGCAAGGGATCAAAAATCTGACCAATGATGAAGGGGCAGAGCTTGTGGGGCGCACGCGCGAAAGCCATCAGGAGGATCTGTACAATTCGATCGAAGAAAAAAGCTTTCCGAAATGGCGCATGTACGTGCAGATCATGAGCGAAGAGCAGGCCAAGAAAACCTGGTACAATCCCTTTGATCTTACCAAAGTGTGGCCGCACGGAGAGTTCCCGATGATTGAGGTGGGCACCATGGAGCTCAACCGCAATCCGACAAACTATTTTGCTGAAATAGAGCAGGCGGCTTTCAACCCGAACAACATGGTACCGGGTGTTTCCTGGTCGCCGGACAAGATGCTGCAGTCGCGCACTTTTGCGTATGCTGATGCCCATCGCTATCGCATCGGCACTCACTACGAAATGCTTCCTGTGAACAAACCCAAAGTGGAAGTGAACCACTATCATCTGGACGGGGCCATGCGCCTGGATGTTCCTGAATACAATCATGCCTATTATGAACCGAACTCTTTCGGGGGACCTGCTCAGCAGGAACAGTACCGGGAACCGCCATTGAAGCTGGATGATGCCACCATGGACCGGTTTGATCATCATCAGGGCAATGATGATTACCGTCAGGCAGGGGATTTGTTCCGGTTGATGGACGCCGATAAAAAAAGGCAGCTGCTGGATAATATCGCCGAACACATGAAGCGCGGAAATGTGCCTGAAGAAATCGTACGCCGTCAGATCGAGGTCTTTATGAGGTGCGATCCTGCTTACGGTAGCGGCTTGGCCGAGCGCATGGGTGTAAAGGTTTATTCAGACAAATATGAAAGTGGCAGTGCCCATCATTAG
- a CDS encoding ankyrin repeat domain-containing protein, which translates to MATWEEYKKTMVVEPLIFEEARNGNCEALKQYLDFGGGLEIRNFKGHTLLMLAAYNNQEDAAEFLIERGADVNSTDDMGNSVLMGVCFKGHARLAELLLSNGARLEDRNPHGMTALDLAKVFGRKEVVSLLSDRPASWADPMEVACRLIARKLSRPTPEA; encoded by the coding sequence ATGGCGACCTGGGAAGAATATAAAAAGACAATGGTGGTGGAACCGCTGATTTTTGAAGAGGCCCGCAACGGCAACTGCGAGGCCTTGAAGCAGTATCTGGATTTTGGCGGAGGTTTGGAAATTCGTAATTTCAAAGGGCACACGCTGTTGATGCTGGCTGCGTATAACAATCAGGAGGACGCCGCCGAGTTTCTGATCGAACGCGGGGCGGATGTGAACTCCACCGATGATATGGGGAACTCGGTTTTGATGGGGGTTTGTTTTAAGGGACATGCCCGTCTTGCGGAGTTGTTGCTCAGTAACGGCGCTCGCTTGGAGGACCGCAACCCCCACGGCATGACGGCTTTGGATCTGGCCAAGGTTTTCGGGCGCAAGGAAGTGGTGTCTTTATTAAGTGACCGGCCGGCTTCCTGGGCGGACCCGATGGAAGTCGCCTGCCGGCTGATTGCGCGCAAGCTGTCGCGGCCAACACCGGAAGCTTGA